A region from the Isachenkonia alkalipeptolytica genome encodes:
- a CDS encoding argininosuccinate synthase, with translation MEKNQKKVVLAYSGGLDTSVILKWLENTYGYEVIAVCVNVGQKEDFSILKKKALESGASKVYVVNVQDEFVKDYIFPTLKAGGIYENDYLLGTCFARPLISKVLVDIAEEEGAVAIAHGATGKGNDQVRFETSVKALNPTLKLIAPWRIWDLKSREDCIEYAVEHKIPIEATKEKIYSRDENLWHISHEGGELEDPWNEHSKEVYLWCNAPEEAPDQSETVEITFEKGIPVKIGSKDYDGVELIKTLNKIGGKHGVGILDMVENRLVGMKSRGVYETPGGTILYEAHKALEKLTLDKAMISYKNDIAKKYGELLYDGLWFTPLKQSLDSFVDCSQEAVSGTVKMKLYKGSVKALGTKSKNSLYREDFATFGADEVYNQKDAEGFINLHALPLTIQGLKNMEKKQPKGSKEKQGSFAVL, from the coding sequence ATGGAGAAAAACCAAAAAAAAGTGGTTCTCGCTTACTCAGGAGGTCTTGATACCTCCGTAATTTTAAAATGGTTGGAAAACACCTATGGATATGAAGTCATAGCCGTATGTGTAAATGTAGGGCAAAAAGAGGATTTTTCCATACTTAAGAAAAAAGCCCTGGAGTCCGGAGCAAGTAAAGTATATGTGGTAAACGTGCAGGATGAATTTGTTAAGGATTATATTTTCCCCACCTTGAAAGCCGGCGGGATCTATGAAAATGATTACTTACTGGGTACCTGCTTCGCACGACCATTGATATCCAAAGTATTGGTAGACATTGCGGAAGAGGAAGGGGCCGTAGCCATAGCCCATGGAGCCACGGGAAAAGGCAATGACCAGGTTCGGTTTGAAACCTCGGTAAAAGCCTTAAACCCCACATTGAAACTGATTGCTCCTTGGCGTATCTGGGATCTGAAGTCCCGGGAAGACTGTATTGAATATGCGGTAGAGCATAAAATTCCCATTGAAGCGACCAAGGAAAAGATCTATTCCCGGGATGAAAATTTATGGCATATCAGTCATGAAGGGGGAGAATTGGAAGATCCATGGAATGAGCATTCCAAAGAGGTTTACCTGTGGTGCAACGCTCCGGAGGAGGCTCCGGATCAAAGTGAAACCGTTGAAATAACCTTTGAGAAAGGGATTCCTGTAAAGATCGGCTCGAAGGACTACGACGGCGTGGAACTGATCAAAACCCTGAACAAAATCGGAGGAAAGCATGGCGTGGGAATTTTGGATATGGTAGAGAATCGATTGGTTGGAATGAAATCCCGAGGGGTCTATGAAACTCCGGGAGGAACGATTTTATACGAAGCCCATAAAGCTTTGGAAAAACTGACTTTGGATAAGGCAATGATTTCTTACAAAAATGATATTGCAAAAAAATATGGAGAGCTGTTATACGACGGTCTTTGGTTTACCCCCTTGAAACAATCCCTGGACAGCTTTGTGGATTGTTCCCAGGAGGCAGTTTCCGGAACGGTAAAGATGAAGCTTTATAAGGGTAGTGTGAAGGCCCTTGGAACGAAATCTAAAAACTCTTTATACCGGGAAGATTTTGCAACCTTCGGCGCCGACGAGGTGTATAATCAAAAGGATGCGGAGGGCTTTATTAATCTTCACGCCCTTCCCTTAACCATACAGGGACTCAAAAATATGGAAAAGAAACAGCCTAAGGGGTCTAAAGAGAAGCAGGGATCATTTGCAGTGCTGTAA
- a CDS encoding thiamine phosphate synthase translates to MLYFVTDRKVAVKDFYRTLQEAVEGGVDGIILREKDLKQPELFSMGKKVKAIVEGTDTKLIINGNLSVARDLKAQGYHMGFEKFMEEDKKTLKEFRGRIGVSVHSVKEAKIAEKNGADYLLAGHVFQTLCKKGLEPRGISWLKEIMEAGNLPVIAIGGIDPNNLGKLQSLGLHGIAVRSLIMESPEVKNTVKSLRNKWLID, encoded by the coding sequence ATGCTGTATTTCGTGACGGACCGAAAAGTTGCGGTAAAGGATTTTTATAGGACTTTACAGGAAGCGGTAGAGGGAGGGGTTGACGGCATCATCCTTCGGGAGAAGGATCTTAAGCAACCGGAGCTTTTCTCTATGGGGAAAAAAGTGAAGGCCATCGTCGAAGGGACGGATACGAAACTGATCATTAACGGGAATTTATCCGTGGCAAGGGACCTTAAGGCCCAGGGTTATCATATGGGTTTTGAGAAATTTATGGAAGAGGACAAAAAAACCCTAAAAGAATTTAGGGGAAGGATCGGGGTATCCGTTCACTCGGTTAAGGAAGCCAAAATAGCGGAAAAAAACGGAGCGGATTATCTTTTGGCAGGACATGTTTTTCAGACCCTCTGCAAAAAAGGGCTGGAGCCCCGGGGGATTTCCTGGCTAAAAGAAATCATGGAAGCAGGAAACCTTCCCGTGATTGCCATCGGCGGGATTGATCCAAATAATCTTGGTAAACTTCAGTCCCTGGGACTTCATGGAATTGCGGTCCGTTCCCTGATCATGGAAAGCCCTGAGGTAAAAAACACGGTAAAGAGCCTTAGGAATAAATGGTTAATCGATTAA
- a CDS encoding EFR1 family ferrodoxin (N-terminal region resembles flavodoxins. C-terminal ferrodoxin region binds two 4Fe-4S clusters.), which produces MIYYFTGTGNSYYVAKVLGINLQEKIENLGDSRRAGLHQKAVSLTKEEVLGFVFPVYAWGPPRWVLDFIKSLDFEGNPPSYTFAIATCGENIGNTMTTIKQALKEKNIELNYGYSVKMPNNYLMMGSKVETGQKAEEKIRRADTLLSMISEDIKNRGRGFNVNKGFMPSVLSKAVNPLFSKFAIDTKKFRVNDHCISCGLCRRICNTQTIELVDGKPVWGSQCVQCVACINYCPVKAINYGRGTKKKQRYKNPRISPMELEIKKRE; this is translated from the coding sequence ATGATTTATTATTTTACGGGAACGGGGAACTCTTATTATGTGGCCAAGGTACTGGGGATCAATTTACAAGAGAAGATTGAAAACCTGGGGGATTCCCGAAGGGCGGGGCTTCATCAAAAGGCGGTAAGTTTAACAAAGGAGGAGGTCCTAGGCTTTGTATTTCCCGTTTATGCCTGGGGACCGCCGAGATGGGTGCTGGACTTTATCAAAAGTCTCGATTTTGAAGGGAATCCGCCGAGCTATACCTTCGCCATCGCCACTTGTGGGGAGAACATCGGAAATACCATGACCACAATAAAGCAAGCCCTTAAGGAGAAAAACATAGAATTAAACTACGGATATTCGGTGAAAATGCCGAACAACTATTTGATGATGGGCAGCAAGGTGGAGACCGGCCAGAAGGCGGAAGAGAAAATCCGTCGGGCGGACACCTTGCTTTCCATGATCAGCGAAGATATTAAAAATCGGGGAAGGGGCTTTAACGTAAACAAAGGTTTTATGCCCTCGGTTCTTAGCAAAGCAGTGAACCCGCTGTTTTCAAAGTTTGCCATTGACACGAAAAAGTTCCGGGTAAATGATCACTGTATTTCCTGCGGTCTTTGTCGAAGAATCTGCAACACCCAAACCATTGAACTGGTGGACGGGAAACCGGTTTGGGGTTCCCAGTGTGTGCAGTGTGTGGCCTGTATTAACTACTGCCCCGTGAAGGCCATTAATTACGGTCGTGGGACAAAGAAAAAACAGCGGTATAAAAACCCGCGGATTTCTCCCATGGAGTTGGAGATTAAAAAAAGGGAATAA
- the argH gene encoding argininosuccinate lyase, protein MTMNTPKALWSGRFSKAPDEMMKRFGESISVDWCFYKEDIEGSKAHGKMLYKIGILTKEELEQILRVLEEIEEEIESGEFVPDIELEDVHMNIESRLIKKLGDLGAKIHTGRSRNDQVVTDYRLYLKKEITAIEKLLNNFMEALLTRAEKDVDITLPGFTHLMHAQPISLGHYWMAYFWKFERDLKRLKAALESSDVSPLGAGALAGSTLPLDREYTRELLGFGEISKNSLDTVSDRDFIMDLQYALSTLFIHTSGLSEDLIIWNTQEFNYIKLPDEFCTGSSMMPNKKNPDALELIRGKTGGVVTGLFNLMMNLKGLPLTYNRDLQEDKKFVLENLATAKAVLEILPLLIDKIEVQEANIQKHLEKGFLLATDVAEYLVLKGVPFRKTHEIVGAIVQYAEAKDLDFKNLSMEEWKQFSGVFEEDILEILTVEKAVERRESQGGTAKKQVLIQIKEGREIIEKA, encoded by the coding sequence ATGACAATGAACACCCCGAAAGCTCTTTGGAGCGGAAGATTTTCCAAAGCCCCCGATGAAATGATGAAAAGGTTCGGCGAATCCATATCCGTGGACTGGTGCTTTTATAAGGAAGATATTGAAGGCAGCAAAGCCCATGGGAAAATGCTTTATAAAATCGGCATCTTAACAAAGGAAGAATTGGAACAGATTCTCCGAGTTTTGGAGGAAATCGAAGAAGAAATTGAATCCGGAGAGTTTGTTCCCGATATCGAGCTGGAAGACGTGCATATGAATATTGAAAGCCGTTTGATCAAAAAACTGGGGGATCTGGGAGCGAAGATTCATACGGGGAGATCCCGGAATGACCAGGTGGTAACGGATTACCGGCTGTATTTAAAAAAAGAGATCACCGCCATTGAGAAACTGCTGAATAATTTTATGGAAGCCTTATTAACCAGAGCAGAGAAGGATGTGGATATTACCCTTCCCGGTTTTACCCATTTGATGCATGCCCAGCCCATCAGTCTCGGGCATTACTGGATGGCTTATTTTTGGAAGTTTGAGCGGGATTTGAAACGTTTAAAGGCAGCGTTGGAATCTTCAGACGTCAGTCCTCTCGGAGCCGGTGCTTTAGCAGGGTCCACTCTTCCTTTGGACCGGGAGTATACCCGGGAGCTGTTAGGTTTTGGAGAAATCAGCAAAAACAGCTTAGACACCGTATCGGACCGGGACTTTATTATGGATCTGCAGTACGCGCTATCCACGCTCTTTATTCATACCAGCGGACTTTCCGAGGATTTAATTATTTGGAATACCCAGGAGTTTAACTATATCAAACTGCCCGATGAATTTTGCACGGGATCCAGTATGATGCCCAATAAGAAAAATCCCGATGCCTTAGAGCTGATTCGGGGAAAAACCGGAGGAGTGGTGACGGGCCTGTTCAATCTGATGATGAATTTAAAAGGGCTGCCCCTAACCTATAACCGGGACCTTCAGGAGGATAAGAAGTTTGTTCTGGAGAACCTTGCTACGGCAAAAGCGGTGCTTGAAATCCTTCCCCTGCTAATTGACAAAATTGAAGTTCAGGAAGCAAACATTCAAAAGCATCTTGAAAAAGGATTTCTGTTGGCCACGGATGTGGCGGAGTACCTGGTACTAAAAGGGGTTCCCTTTCGAAAAACCCATGAAATAGTAGGAGCCATCGTTCAATATGCAGAAGCAAAGGACTTGGATTTTAAAAATCTATCCATGGAGGAATGGAAACAATTTTCCGGTGTCTTTGAGGAGGATATATTAGAAATTTTAACGGTGGAAAAAGCCGTGGAAAGAAGAGAGAGCCAAGGGGGAACGGCAAAAAAGCAAGTGCTTATACAAATTAAAGAAGGACGTGAAATAATCGAGAAGGCCTAA
- the thiS gene encoding sulfur carrier protein ThiS — protein MIYVNGKEYPYQGKSIQWILETLKLEPSMVIVEYNQGILEKDQLSTEVKKGDQLELITFLGGG, from the coding sequence ATGATTTATGTAAACGGAAAAGAATATCCCTATCAGGGAAAGAGTATTCAGTGGATTTTAGAAACCTTGAAGTTGGAACCTTCCATGGTGATCGTTGAGTATAACCAAGGGATTTTAGAAAAAGATCAATTATCCACCGAGGTGAAAAAAGGGGATCAGTTGGAGTTGATTACTTTTTTGGGCGGAGGCTAA
- a CDS encoding acyl-CoA thioesterase, which translates to MMKKSMKESQICIGNLMEPQQANVSGNVHGGEIMKLMDNTAGIVAHRHARSNTVTARVDGLEFIKPIHIGNLVTFEGRLTYVGRSSMEVLVKVYVEDLEIENSKKLALTGYFTMVALDEKGGPKEVPQLLPETPEEERLFSEGKKRYLSRKKN; encoded by the coding sequence ATGATGAAAAAATCAATGAAAGAATCCCAAATATGTATCGGAAATTTAATGGAGCCCCAACAGGCCAACGTTTCCGGAAATGTCCACGGTGGGGAGATTATGAAGCTTATGGATAATACGGCGGGGATTGTAGCCCATCGTCATGCCCGAAGCAACACGGTTACCGCTAGGGTGGACGGCCTGGAATTTATTAAACCGATCCATATAGGGAACCTGGTAACCTTTGAAGGCCGCCTGACCTATGTGGGCCGGAGTTCCATGGAAGTCCTGGTCAAGGTTTATGTAGAGGACCTGGAAATTGAGAACTCCAAGAAGCTGGCCCTTACGGGATACTTTACCATGGTGGCCCTGGACGAAAAGGGAGGACCGAAGGAAGTACCTCAGCTGCTACCGGAAACTCCGGAGGAGGAAAGACTTTTCTCGGAGGGAAAAAAGCGGTATTTGTCCCGGAAAAAAAACTAA
- a CDS encoding M48 family metallopeptidase, producing MEIKLKNYKIPCEIIKRKRRTMEIQVQPDGSLRVLTPKGLGKDRVQKALKEKENWIVKKVVETNRRDTPQVPVFQEGEEHYGFGHRKPLHFITVPGAGKLQVRLTGEGFTVTGEDFSQESIKKALEQWYRKQTKKRVDFYVKKYRNSLPRPTEVQVKTQKKRWGSCNHKGKVMFNWKLSMAPAWVLEYLVVHELCHREEFNHSKNFWALVKDTYAPWEEARKWLKENQGKLQGFQ from the coding sequence ATGGAAATCAAACTGAAAAATTATAAAATCCCTTGTGAAATTATTAAAAGAAAACGAAGAACCATGGAAATACAAGTTCAGCCCGATGGAAGCCTTCGGGTGCTGACACCGAAGGGACTGGGAAAAGACCGGGTTCAAAAGGCCCTTAAAGAAAAAGAAAATTGGATTGTTAAAAAAGTGGTGGAAACTAATAGAAGAGACACTCCCCAAGTCCCGGTTTTTCAAGAAGGGGAAGAACACTATGGATTTGGACACCGAAAACCCCTTCACTTTATTACAGTGCCCGGGGCCGGGAAATTACAGGTCCGACTAACGGGGGAGGGATTTACGGTGACGGGGGAGGATTTTTCTCAAGAATCCATTAAGAAGGCGTTAGAGCAGTGGTATCGAAAACAAACGAAAAAACGGGTGGATTTCTATGTGAAAAAGTACCGTAACAGCTTACCGAGACCGACGGAGGTTCAGGTAAAAACCCAGAAAAAACGATGGGGTAGCTGCAATCATAAAGGGAAAGTGATGTTTAACTGGAAGCTAAGTATGGCCCCCGCCTGGGTACTGGAATATTTAGTAGTCCATGAACTGTGCCATAGGGAAGAGTTTAATCACTCGAAAAACTTTTGGGCCCTGGTCAAGGATACCTACGCCCCCTGGGAGGAAGCCAGAAAGTGGCTGAAGGAAAATCAAGGGAAACTCCAAGGGTTTCAGTAG
- a CDS encoding metallophosphoesterase, protein MSVRSKVLQGINLFLNRVYIPRRILQMERPLVMHISDTPEEIYPYLYKLIKRLKPDYLIHTGDMVDNIKLEIVPMLEPDYHRALEGVINHLESSDIQEIYYVSGNHDQRAKIESLTEKGKVMNDGIIAIENSKFYINHFFVEESPKADYYLYGHSFEPKSHREGEEIRLNGLEAIHVIGLKENNLEKLPYPLGTNGFRKMERNYRAL, encoded by the coding sequence ATGAGCGTTCGATCAAAAGTGTTGCAGGGTATTAACTTATTTTTGAACCGGGTGTATATCCCCCGGCGGATTCTTCAAATGGAGCGGCCCCTGGTTATGCATATCAGTGATACCCCGGAGGAAATTTACCCCTATCTTTATAAATTGATCAAAAGGCTGAAGCCCGACTATTTGATTCACACCGGGGACATGGTGGACAATATTAAACTGGAAATTGTTCCGATGTTAGAACCGGATTATCACCGGGCCCTGGAAGGAGTGATCAACCATCTTGAATCTTCGGATATTCAAGAAATCTATTATGTTTCGGGAAATCATGATCAAAGAGCAAAGATAGAATCCTTAACGGAAAAAGGAAAGGTAATGAATGACGGAATCATTGCAATAGAGAATTCTAAGTTTTATATAAATCACTTTTTTGTAGAGGAAAGCCCCAAGGCGGACTATTATCTTTACGGTCACAGCTTTGAGCCTAAAAGTCACAGGGAGGGCGAGGAAATACGGCTCAACGGCTTAGAGGCCATCCATGTGATAGGCCTTAAGGAGAATAACCTTGAAAAACTGCCCTATCCATTGGGGACCAACGGATTTCGTAAAATGGAACGAAATTATAGAGCCTTATAA
- the thiH gene encoding 2-iminoacetate synthase ThiH: MELLDVLGRYPEEWVDSFLQKVTGERIEEILKKEDLSLEDYLSLLSPAANNYLEEMAVRAHQKNLQHFGKTILLYTPLYISNYCVNECLYCGYNKHSDIPRKKLSLEEIDREAKIISDKGIQHILLLSGESPVDTSLEYLESVVTVLKKYFQSIALEIYPLKEEGYRRLVQKGVDGVTLYQEVYHRGIYQKLHPKGPKSNYNFRIEALERGIKGGVASVNLGALLGLSDFRKEAFYTGVHSKYLLDTYPSVATSVSFPRMQPFLGGYEDIDPVPDQDFVQILLAYKNFLPMTGITLSTREDPALRENLIPLGITKMSAGVSTAVGGHSREKENTEQFEISDNRSIEEVKASILKKGYQPILQDWVPL; encoded by the coding sequence ATGGAGCTCTTGGATGTCCTAGGAAGATACCCTGAAGAATGGGTGGATTCCTTTTTACAGAAGGTAACCGGGGAACGAATCGAAGAAATACTGAAAAAAGAGGATCTGAGTCTTGAGGATTATTTAAGCCTGTTATCCCCGGCGGCAAATAATTATTTAGAGGAGATGGCGGTACGGGCTCACCAAAAAAATCTACAGCATTTCGGGAAAACCATACTGCTGTACACCCCTCTTTATATATCCAATTACTGCGTTAACGAGTGCCTTTACTGCGGTTATAATAAACACTCGGATATCCCGAGGAAAAAACTGTCCTTAGAGGAAATTGACCGGGAGGCCAAAATAATTTCCGATAAAGGGATTCAGCATATTTTACTGCTATCAGGAGAGTCCCCCGTAGATACGTCCTTAGAATACCTAGAATCGGTGGTAACGGTGCTGAAGAAGTATTTTCAGTCCATTGCCCTTGAAATTTACCCCCTGAAGGAAGAGGGGTACCGGCGCCTGGTTCAAAAAGGAGTGGACGGAGTAACCCTATACCAGGAGGTTTACCACCGGGGGATTTATCAAAAACTGCACCCCAAGGGTCCTAAAAGCAATTATAATTTTCGTATCGAAGCCCTGGAGCGAGGGATTAAAGGGGGCGTTGCCTCGGTAAATCTCGGAGCGCTACTGGGTCTTTCGGATTTTCGAAAAGAAGCATTTTATACCGGAGTCCATAGCAAATACTTACTGGATACCTATCCCAGTGTGGCAACCTCCGTATCCTTTCCCCGAATGCAGCCCTTTTTAGGGGGATACGAGGATATCGATCCCGTCCCGGATCAGGATTTTGTCCAAATTCTACTGGCCTATAAAAATTTTCTGCCCATGACGGGAATCACTCTGTCCACGAGGGAAGATCCCGCTCTTCGGGAAAACCTCATTCCCCTGGGGATCACGAAAATGTCCGCCGGGGTATCCACCGCGGTGGGGGGCCATAGCAGGGAAAAGGAAAATACGGAGCAGTTTGAAATCTCCGATAACCGCTCCATTGAAGAGGTAAAAGCGTCGATTCTTAAAAAAGGCTATCAGCCCATCCTTCAGGACTGGGTTCCGCTGTAA
- a CDS encoding SagB/ThcOx family dehydrogenase, translated as MKRFEQERNMLKSGFSGEMESDQMKGMPQPPLEKPMESEDEVIDLPEVTGDLVTKKDVFQCIMDRRSHRNFKEDPMSLAEVSFLLYTTQGVKEVRGGGYASIRPVPSAGARHPFETYIGVTNVEGLEKGIYRYSGLKHQLIKVKTEEEIGEKMTIGARGQKFVGEAPVTFIWTVIPYRGEWRYDQRSHKPMLLDAGHLCHGLYLSAEALNLGTCAIAAYEQKLMDEIVGVDGEEEFVVYMSPVGKV; from the coding sequence ATGAAAAGATTTGAGCAGGAAAGAAACATGTTAAAGTCCGGATTTAGCGGAGAAATGGAATCCGACCAAATGAAAGGGATGCCTCAACCGCCTTTGGAAAAACCCATGGAATCCGAGGATGAAGTGATCGATTTACCTGAGGTAACGGGAGACCTGGTGACAAAGAAGGATGTTTTTCAGTGTATTATGGATCGTAGGAGTCATCGAAACTTCAAGGAAGATCCCATGAGCTTAGCAGAGGTTTCCTTTTTACTGTACACCACCCAAGGGGTTAAAGAAGTTCGTGGCGGTGGATATGCCTCGATCAGGCCGGTTCCCTCTGCAGGCGCTCGTCATCCCTTTGAAACCTATATCGGTGTTACCAATGTGGAGGGCTTGGAAAAAGGTATTTATCGATATTCCGGCTTAAAACATCAATTAATCAAGGTCAAAACGGAAGAAGAAATCGGAGAAAAAATGACCATCGGTGCCCGGGGGCAAAAATTTGTGGGAGAAGCTCCTGTAACCTTTATCTGGACCGTTATTCCCTACCGGGGAGAATGGCGTTATGACCAACGGTCCCATAAACCCATGCTGTTGGATGCCGGTCACTTATGTCACGGACTGTATCTTTCCGCCGAGGCATTAAACCTTGGAACCTGTGCCATCGCCGCCTATGAACAAAAACTGATGGACGAGATTGTAGGCGTTGACGGGGAAGAGGAGTTTGTGGTGTACATGTCCCCTGTGGGAAAAGTGTAG
- a CDS encoding TMEM165/GDT1 family protein, giving the protein MGWEFIQALALISMAEMGDKTQLLAMAFATKYSVKKVLLGVFLGSLLNHGIAVVLGVYLSDFIPLDTLSLIAATAFIVFGLWSLKPEGEEEAQDTGVKKFGPVLTVAFAFFLGEIGDKTQLAVITLSTQGSYPLLILGGTVLGMVITSGVGVLVGMKLGKKIPEVGLKIGSGIVFMIFGYTGLLGQVDGIPLSQGIMILLPGALLFSILIMGRKLVIQSRIQTSSYRTTAEELRLNTQRIRHSLEAAKDENHSCEYCENGSTTIEELQEYLEKAEKEEAYLLKKEFNGPLCSLGGEEKEKLKDSLRETISVCEQCSKHRENCIGNQTRRVLESMVYGEEFKFDGNREKYCQAVKELDPDF; this is encoded by the coding sequence ATGGGATGGGAGTTTATTCAAGCCTTAGCATTAATCAGTATGGCGGAAATGGGGGATAAAACCCAACTGTTAGCTATGGCTTTTGCTACAAAATATTCGGTTAAAAAAGTGTTGCTGGGGGTTTTCCTGGGATCCCTGTTAAATCATGGGATTGCCGTAGTTCTTGGGGTCTATCTCTCGGACTTTATTCCCCTGGATACCCTTAGTCTGATTGCGGCTACTGCCTTTATTGTCTTCGGTCTATGGTCACTTAAACCGGAAGGGGAGGAAGAAGCTCAAGATACCGGGGTGAAAAAATTCGGGCCGGTACTGACGGTAGCCTTCGCCTTTTTTCTAGGAGAGATCGGAGATAAAACCCAACTAGCGGTGATTACCCTTTCAACCCAAGGTTCCTATCCCTTATTGATTCTTGGGGGAACGGTTTTGGGTATGGTAATTACCAGTGGGGTTGGCGTATTGGTTGGGATGAAACTCGGTAAGAAAATTCCCGAGGTGGGACTTAAAATCGGATCGGGAATTGTTTTTATGATATTTGGATATACCGGTTTGTTAGGTCAAGTCGATGGTATTCCCCTTAGTCAAGGGATAATGATCCTGTTACCTGGGGCCCTTCTTTTCAGTATCCTTATTATGGGAAGAAAACTGGTTATTCAAAGCAGAATCCAAACTTCAAGCTATAGAACCACTGCAGAGGAGCTTCGCCTCAATACCCAACGGATTAGACATTCCTTGGAGGCGGCGAAGGATGAAAATCATAGCTGTGAGTACTGTGAAAACGGATCCACTACCATTGAGGAATTACAAGAATACTTGGAAAAAGCGGAAAAAGAAGAGGCCTACCTATTGAAAAAAGAGTTTAATGGACCCTTATGTTCCTTAGGAGGCGAAGAAAAGGAAAAGTTAAAGGATTCCCTTCGGGAGACCATTTCCGTATGCGAACAGTGCAGTAAGCACCGGGAAAACTGTATTGGAAACCAGACCCGACGGGTACTGGAATCCATGGTTTACGGCGAGGAGTTTAAATTTGATGGTAATCGGGAGAAATACTGTCAAGCGGTGAAAGAACTGGATCCGGATTTTTAA
- a CDS encoding thiazole synthase, whose product MGNKDQLQLGDHLFNSRLLVGTGKYENHDIMKKSIEASSTEMVTMALRRVDLKNPRENVLNFIPKNMTLLPNTSGARNAEEAIRIAKIARAAGCGDFVKIEVISDQKYLLPDNYETLKATKTLAAEGFYVLPYMSPDLMAAKEMEKAGAKAVMPLGSPIGSNRGIENKGLIKILINEIKVPIIVDAGIGKPSHAAEAMELGAKAVLVNTAIAASKDPIEMARAFDYAVKAGRLAYLSKFGEVKAQGDASSPLTGFLRKEQ is encoded by the coding sequence ATGGGAAACAAGGACCAATTGCAATTAGGAGACCATTTATTTAACAGCCGATTACTGGTGGGAACGGGAAAATACGAAAATCATGATATTATGAAAAAGTCCATAGAGGCCTCGAGTACGGAGATGGTAACCATGGCCCTTCGAAGGGTGGACTTGAAAAATCCCAGGGAAAACGTGTTAAACTTTATTCCGAAAAACATGACTTTGCTGCCCAATACTTCGGGAGCCCGGAATGCGGAGGAAGCCATTCGGATTGCCAAAATCGCCAGAGCCGCCGGCTGCGGAGATTTCGTAAAGATTGAAGTGATTTCCGATCAGAAGTATTTACTGCCGGACAATTATGAAACCCTTAAAGCCACCAAAACCTTAGCGGCGGAGGGCTTTTATGTGCTTCCCTATATGTCCCCGGATTTAATGGCGGCCAAGGAGATGGAAAAAGCGGGAGCGAAAGCGGTGATGCCCTTAGGATCCCCAATCGGTAGCAATCGTGGCATCGAAAACAAAGGACTGATTAAGATTTTAATCAATGAAATCAAGGTACCGATCATTGTGGATGCGGGGATCGGAAAACCCTCCCACGCGGCGGAGGCCATGGAACTGGGAGCGAAGGCGGTGCTGGTTAATACCGCCATAGCCGCCAGCAAAGACCCCATCGAGATGGCAAGGGCCTTTGACTACGCCGTAAAAGCCGGAAGGCTTGCCTATCTCTCGAAGTTCGGAGAGGTAAAAGCCCAAGGAGACGCCTCCTCTCCCTTAACCGGTTTTTTAAGAAAGGAGCAGTAA